In Podarcis raffonei isolate rPodRaf1 chromosome 8, rPodRaf1.pri, whole genome shotgun sequence, the genomic window ACCCGCGCAGCTCCAAGCCCCCCTGAGATGCGCCCGGGCCAGCACCGGTGGGTCGGGCCAGGAAGACGAAGCGGATCCAGGCGGGGCCCCTCTCCTCGACGGCCAGCAGGGTGAGGGGCTGGCACTGCAAGCCCGTCTCCTCTTGGACCTCCCTCCGCATGGCCTCCACGATGGTCTCCCGGGGCTCCATCCGCCCCGCCGGCAGGTACCACCGCCCGTGGCACTCCCGCTTGGCCTCCTGCATCATCAGCACTTCTCCCTGTTGGGGAAGGGGGCGAGGAAAGATAATATAGACACACATATATTGTGGGAGGGGGGCTGTCAGGAAGGGGCAAGGAAGAGGACGGAGCCCCGCCTCCGTGCGTGCGGGCTTGTGGATGCTGCAAAGCAATCTGGCTGCGGGGAAGGATGCTTTGCAGCGTTGCTTTGCCTGGCGCGCCCTCGAGGGGCCAAGGCAAGCCAGCCGCGTGCAGCCTGGGGGTCCTGGGCAAGCGGGCAGCGCTGGGCAAAGCAAGGGAGAGAGGGGAGCGCCTCCCCCTACCCCCGAGAACAGCCGCAGCGTCAGTTTCTCCTCCCGTCCCGCAGCCGCACCTCCTCGTTGAGCAGGACGGCCAGGACGATGTAGCAGGTGTTCCTCCGCAGGCGCGCCGGCTCCAGATCGCGGccctgcggcggcggcgccaCCACCGGCCAGCCCCCGCCGCCCAGCACCGCCGCCACCTCCTCGTCCTCCGCCGCCGCCCCAAGCCCAGCCGCCAGCGAGGACATCCTCGCCAGGGGCGCGGAAGACGCGGGGACGGGGCGGGCGCGCGGaactctgcacgcgctcagggGCTCGCTCGCTGGCGCCTGCTCCCGGGGCAGGGGAGGCGGggtggaaggaaggcaggcaggaaggaagggaggagagcggCTGCTCGGGCCGTTGAGGGGCGAGGCGATGGGGAAGGAGCCGCCTCTCCAGCGCCAGCTGGCTGCTGCGCTCGCTTCCTGTTGGACAGGGACAGCGTCAATCGCCTGATGACATTGTGACGCGCCTGGTAGTCAGACGTTCAAAAAAAAAGAACACCGCTTCGCTCAGCTGGTCATCTCATAGGAATCGAACATCAGAGGAGCCCGCAGGatcagtccagcaccctgttctcacagtggccaaacctgTAAGCACGAATGGGgcgcaagagccctcttccctcctgcggtttccagcaattgacattcagaagcatttgttGCCCATGAGcgaggaggcagaggagagccatcatggctagcaagcCCTCGATAGCCCTCTTCCTTAAGGAATTTGTAATCTGCTGCACTTCATTTTATCCGTcacgaatcttccaacattcagcttcactggatgcccaggagttcctagtttTCCTCccttatgagaaagggagaaaacatTTTCCCTACCAACTTTCTCCACGTCGtgcattattttataaatttctcTGTCACatctcacttgccttttctctaaacactCAAGCCCCAAGTGCCACTACCATTATGCACAGGGGAGTCTCTGAAGCCCCTGGAttattttggctgcccttttctgaacctttcccaactctaaGTGTCCTCTtttaggtgaggcaaccagagctGTACACATTAGTACAAGTACAGTCACACCTTAGATTTAGTCAACAGCATTATATCAgcagctgttttcatttcctttgcTGATGATCCCTAGCGCagaacttgtttgtttttttagccGCTTCACCCTGCACCAACATCTGACTCATGCTGTCTACTATGACCCAAAGGTCTCATTCCTcatcagtcactgccagttcagatccCATGGTATATgtgtgaaattcagatttttggcCCCAACATGCAATATTTTACACTTGTTTGCATTACATTGCTTTTGCCAATGTAGCACCCATTATGTTCGACAAGGTCTTTTTGAAGCTCTTCATCATCTCTTTTAATGACCCTGAATGTCTTattatcatcagcaaacttgccCACTTCACTGCTCATTCCTAACACTAGATCATTTATGATTACGGTATGTTAAAAAGCACAGTTCCCAATACTGACCCTTGGGGGACTCTACTTCCTGCATCTCTCCATTCAGAGAACGATCAATTTATTCCTTCTTTGCTTTCTGCAAGCTAACCAATTCCTGAACCACAAGAGGTCCTCTCCTCTTACCCCATGACTGCTAAACTTACTCTGGAGTATTTAGTAAGGGACTTTGTCCAAGCACAGTATCTCAACCATCTTGACCTCTGTCTAGATGGCCTGTTGACACTCCCTAAGAGCTCTAATAGGTTTGTGAAACTGGACTTGCCCCTGCAGAAGCCTTGCTGGTTCTGTagggcttgttcttctatatgcttggttatATTATGCTTAACAATACTTCCCACCAGTTTTCACAAGGACAGACGCTAAGCTAATTGACCTTTAATTTGCAGGATGGTCCtggatccctttttaaaaatgaacattacattggctactttccagtcctcagACATGGAGGCTGATCTGATGGTGAAGTTACAAATTTATGTTAGATCAGTGATTCTACAACTGACTTCTTTGAGAACTCCCTGGGGTTTCAGCCACTAGGTGCAAAGGAAAAACTCCAGCTGTACCAAAACACAGCCAGTTCGAAGGAAGGAAGGGCTGCTGGGGGTCTTTTGTGGGAAATGACACCTTGGGAGGCTTGATAGTGCCTAAATTCAGGACCTTGATGGGCTTGGACATTAACCCTTTCTCCCACAAAGGGTAGCTCAGAGCAATAGCAATTCCTCAGCCCAAATACCCAAGACACTAAAAGCACCTTCCTTAGATTTCTGAGTTTATGGAATGGCCACTCCAGCCCACTGTATACCGTCATATTTTAGGCTCTATAAAATGGCAACCTCTCCTGATAGGTCTATGCAGCGGGGATAAAACAGTTAAGAGGAAAATGTGGAAGGTGAGTAGCATTAGACAGCCATTAAATGGCTCTTAGAAACTGAGCAGGGTCTGACAACCCCATTTCGCGAACTCACCACCACAGGAGCCACTGATGTGAGCACACTCCTCCCTTCAACATTTCACTACTCCTAGTCCATCAAGATGGGCAGGTAGGGAGCTGAACTAGCACATTagcagcctccccacccccacccctatatAAAAGGTCAATACTGGCATGGAATGCTTCTTTCATTAGCTCTTAAGCTAATGTTCCCCTTAACACACacattctgctttttaagatgagcAATATAAGGtctaataaaaatgcatttatttaatatACAAAACTTACAAATGCACTTAGGTCAAGGTCCTAGCTAGTGATAGTGTTCAAGTAGACATGTCAGTGTTTTCACCGGTGGTGGAGAGGGGGAACTTCAGCGGAAGAAACAACCTGAGATGTAAGCAGCTACAAGgaaagtgggggggagagaggctgcTTTTGTCTTTGGTATCTCACCACAGCACCCCAATCCGAAGTGCAAGTGCTGTAGAAGTGCACTAAGCTCACTCTGGGGCACCCATCTTCAAAGCAGCCAAGCGTCCGGACAAGAAAAATGGTACCCAGATTCTTGGAGTCTAATACTCCCCCAACAAACAGCTCTTCCACCCCTGGCATTTAAAAAGGCAAGTCTGCTTATGGCACAGTATTCTTGTGTCAAAAAAGGCATGTGTagtgaaagggaaagagagagatacCCCCCCTTCCTGTAGGCACATCATGTGGGCAGGATATTTGACAGGCAGCATGTACAGAGAGGAAGGTGGCCAGCAGTCACAATCAAGGCACCACTTTGAGACAAGGAGGGGAGGGTGCCCTGAGAGCCAGCTTGCAGTGTGGGTGGTAGCTGTAGGGTACACAAGGCTTCACATTGCCAGGACGTGGTATGTTTCAAACCCATCTCCCTCCACAACCAAGCTGTGAAGCACTGCAGTCATCGCTGTCCCAAGCTGTTCCAAGTGCCAGCATTCGCAACCAAGGCTTCCCTGCAGACAAGCCTAACAGATCGGATCAGCCACCTTCTTCCTGGGGCGACTTCGCGGGACCCGAGCCGAGCCctgcagaggaggacaaagtgTGAGTGTTCTGGCATGCAGACCCCAGCCTCGGATACA contains:
- the NUDT18 gene encoding 8-oxo-dGDP phosphatase NUDT18 — protein: MHDVEKVGASQCHQAIDAVPVQQEASAAASWRWRGGSFPIASPLNGPSSRSPPFLPACLPSTPPPLPREQAPASEPLSACRVPRARPVPASSAPLARMSSLAAGLGAAAEDEEVAAVLGGGGWPVVAPPPQGRDLEPARLRRNTCYIVLAVLLNEEGEVLMMQEAKRECHGRWYLPAGRMEPRETIVEAMRREVQEETGLQCQPLTLLAVEERGPAWIRFVFLARPTGGALKTLQEADAESLQAQWWNRETPSLPLRSRDILPLIELALRYQASPAHPRTLPVELPCAFICQRLLLVCVGSSGDLWVLQGTAGALGLPLATSGLAPSQLGHRLLGAVQRLLQDSLPHPQVPVHIQGLLGVQHLGKEPGQSDGICFNIMAAVGDKGRWLDEAPPALQSGAFLWRKVEDEALRSRILQRLDEASFVPIHS